In the genome of Mytilus edulis chromosome 3, xbMytEdul2.2, whole genome shotgun sequence, one region contains:
- the LOC139514449 gene encoding serine/threonine-protein phosphatase 6 regulatory ankyrin repeat subunit B-like, whose translation MSTTQFSEVWSTVAAAAVRIGGSDIAQECNSLRFAVFASAHHEILLQLKLFRSQLTEIKMESIPQNIRRLHLIEIDKWRKEDENYVEIEASRYVYECIQSNPCMIIVGVSGAGKTATAHHVALYMQNHLDYVIVPIKSPSELEKYFSISKKQVFLVDDFCGRYTVIQNDINEWLKYMESTKSILKEFSVKLILTCRLQVFRESQFKHLTFLTQCLCNMSAEFVLSEEERKSIAKMYLPSEADKIPAMGCYDAFPLMCNLYSKNQQLLLKEFFTNPYEIYEREFQMLFDQSDKTKMCALVLIVLTNNYITETWVTECDNPFFNAMFENACDECCITPASSKRLIIEHLNSFLFTYLQKIGDTYTTKHDTIFDFLACFVGKMFSDCVLKYGNYSLINERCMLESINEECNEFSIIIHENKEKYYFDRLIYELKNGQLLSIFSSTQMNSDDYRRKLMTNLETKLATSFASLLDQEDKETGYSPLLFCCFAGYLDMVNFLVKSRVDVNKHCIRNYDISPLYIASQQGNLKIVQTLLKNGAEKNSYIENGSTPLYIASQQGHIDIVRLLLSHEADPNLSRENGCTPLHSACQEGHFDIVCLLLHNKANVNLCNAMNESALFLSCQEGHVEIVTFLLKNKALVNSSTKDKLTPLFIACNQGHLSIVELLLTFKADVNACSGGLSPLMISCQNEMYDIVKVLLMNKANVNFETTTQSTTLFDACELNSKKIVRLLLAYDAQVNHIRDDESTPLFIACCNGQSGIVRILLMQNADPTLCRNDTSPLYVACNNGFVKVVDILVHHESNCRMINKCTDDNTSPLFIACQEGFESIVALLLKNGADCNICRFNGISPLYVASELGYEKIVDMLLQAINSTSKSVDEFVFEETTPLFIASQNGHSKIVSKLIECSADVDYCRVQKKEETSPLFIACQEGHIRIVEDLINAKANTDTGCNDISCLFIACSEGHNDIVNLLLNAGANVNSLTNDGVSALYAACENGNSTIITRLLKKNIDINQSIADGSTPLFKACEEGYLEIVVMLLQKDEELQKNQQCRPTTAETSLSDIQELPEGESINITETKSRIQRAVDMRRNDGASPLFISCAEGNIDIVQELLKHGANAEQCTKDGISPLDMAFESNSLDIVEMLLDGYVSVNKQSDKGKTPLYIACKFGYVEIVRLLKNRKTKVNKHKKNKTTPLYIASKKGHISVVKELIKWDSSGKNAIDIDFQRDDGNTALFIACKKGFTYIVQVLLDASATVNIQNKIGETPLFISTLKQKVECSNILLSRPDVEVNSYRHDDQTFALYQTCRFGNSKLTTVLLQHNANINQCNSEHETSLFISCLYGHKQIVEILLQNESIDVDKCKVTGASSLYAACQGGYERLVRMLLRRGANVNKKTLKGSTPLHIACETNRLKIVHILLDNNAKVDVYTNDQISPLYLASQEGYLKIVKLLMKRSIKSINYFSVDNTTPLYAACIEGHLDVVSHLLRNGADANITSFDKKSCLFVACEKGRSDVATYLAQETNLVHQYSTYETCPLYIACRNGYLDIVERLVCFKDYGNDIQINCILASCKNGYRDIAEVLIKFFNLYAHNYTGTTPLHLSCENGHGNIVHLLLQNGIDVNSYNYQNETPLMIAARNGFEDMVCTLLEFNADVNKTDNDGNTALALAESNNFPDVVDVLRRKMFRH comes from the exons ATGTCAACaacacaattttctgaagtttggTCGACTGTTGCAGCG GCTGCTGTGAGAATAGGTGGATCAGATATAGCACAAGAATGTAATAGTTTACGATTTGCTGTGTTTGCAAGCGCACATCACGAGATATTGCTTCAACTGAAACTTTTCAGATCTCAATTGACTGAGATAAAAATGGAAAGCATCCCTCAAAATATTCGAA GacttcatttgatagaaattgacAAATGGAGGAAAGAGGATGAAAATTATGTTGAAATAGAGGCATCAAGGTATGTGTATGAATGCATACAAAGTAATCCTTGTATGATTATTGTTGGAGTATCAGGAGCGGGCAAAACAGCAACAGCTCATCATGTTGCATTATACATGCAAAACCATCTAGATTACGTAATTGTTCCGATTAAGTCACCTTCTGAACTTGAAAAGTATTTTAGCATCTCGAAGAAACAAGTGTTTTTAGTGGACGATTTTTGTGGTCGTTATACTGTTATCCAAAATGACATAAACGAATGGTTGAAATATATGGAATCAACAAAGAGTATTCTAAAAGAATTCAGTGTGAAGTTGATACTTACTTGTCGATTGCAAGTTTTCCGAGAAAGCCAATTTAAACATTTAACGTTTCTGACACAGTGCCTTTGTAATATGTCTGCTGAATTTGTGTTATCCGAAGAAGAAAGAAAATCGATAGCAAAGATGTATCTTCCAAGTGAGGCTGATAAAATTCCTGCTATGGGATGTTATGATGCATTTCCGCTGATGTGCAATCTATATTCGAAAAATCAGCAGTTACTTTTGAAAGAGTTCTTTACCAATCCATATGAAATATACGAAAGAGAATTTCAGATGCTTTTTGATCAAAGTGACAAAACAAAGATGTGCGCACTAGTGTTGATTGTCCTTACCAATAATTACATTACAGAAACCTGGGTTACAGAATGTGATAATCCATTCTTCAACGCAATGTTTGAAAATGCGTGTGACGAATGTTGCATAACTCCTGCAAGCTCAAAACGGCTGATAATAGAACACTTAAATTCGTTTCTTTTCACATATTTGCAAAAGATTGGTGACACTTATACAACTAAGCATGatacaatatttgattttttagcaTGTTTCGTCGGGAAAATGTTTTCTGATTGCGTACTAAAATATGGAAACTATTCTTTAATAAACGAGAGATGCATGCTAGAATCTATTAACGAAGAATGTAATGAATTTTCTATAATTATtcatgaaaacaaagaaaaatactaCTTTGACAGATTAATCTACGAGTTAAAGAATGGGCAGTTACTTTCAATATTTTCGAGTACACAAATGAACTCTGATGACTATCGAAGGAAATTGATGACAAATTTAGAAACCAAGTTAGCCACGAGTTTTGCTTCACTTCTTGACCAAGAAGATAAAGAAACTGGTTATTCACCGttgctgttttgttgttttgcaGGATATCTCGACATGGTAAATTTTTTAGTCAAATCTCGAGTTGATGTTAACAAACACTGCATAAGGAATTATGACATTTCACCTCTTTACATCGCATCACAACAAGGAAAtctcaaaattgtccaaacttTGCTAAAAAATGGTGCTGAAAAAaattcctacattgaaaatgGTTCAACACCTTTATACATTGCTAGCCAACAGGGACATATCGATATTGTTCGTTTGCTGCTCAGTCATGAAGCTGATCCTAATCTCAGCCGGGAAAACGGATGTACACCGCTTCATTCAGCTTGCCAGGAAGGTCACTTTGATATTGTTTGCTTGCTCTTACACAATAAAGCCAACGTAAATCTCTGTAACGCAATGAACGAATCTGCATTGTTTCTCTCTTGTCAAGAAGGTCACGTGGAAATTGTtacatttcttttgaaaaataaggCTCTTGTAAATAGTTCCACGAAAGATAAGCTTACTCCTTTGTTTATTGCGTGTAATCAAGGACACCTATCCATTGTTGAACTGCTGTTGACGTTTAAAGCAGACGTTAACGCATGCAGCGGAGGTTTATCTCCATTGATGATTTCATGTCAAAATGAAATGTACGATATCGTTAAAGTTTTGCTTATGAATAAAgcaaatgtaaattttgaaacTACAACTCAATCTACAACTCTTTTTGATGCATGTGaattaaattcaaagaaaatagtTCGTCTTCTCCTAGCATATGATGCACAAGTCAACCATATAAGAGATGATGAATCAacaccattatttatcgcatgtTGTAATGGCCAATCAGGGATCGTTAGGATATTGCTTATGCAAAATGCAGATCCGACATTATGCCGAAACGATACTTCCCCTTTATATGTTGCCTGTAACAatggatttgtcaaagtagttgATATACTTGTTCATCATGAATCTAATTGTCGCATGATAAATAAATGTACAGATGATAATACGTCTCCGCTATTTATTGCTTGTCAGGAAGGATTTGAGTCGATTGTAGCTTTACTACTGAAAAACGGTGCAGATTGTAATATATGCAGATTTAATGGCATTTCACCATTATATGTTGCTTCAGAATTGGGTTATGAAAAAATTGTAGATATGTTGCTGCAAGCAATTAATAGTACCAGTAAATCCGTTGATGAGTTTGTATTTGAAGAAACAACACCATTATTCATTGCGTCACAAAATGGTCATTCGaaaattgtttcaaaattaaTAGAATGCTCCGCAGATGTGGACTACTGCCGTGTTCAGAAAAAAGAGGAAACATCTCCCCTTTTCATTGCATGTCAAGAAGGACATATCAGAATCGTAGAAGATTTAATTAATGCAAAAGCTAATACTGATACTGGATGCAATGATATATCGTGCTTATTTATTGCATGTTCTGAAGGTCACAACGATATAGTTAACTTATTACTGAATGCCGGCGCAAATGTTAACTCTCTGACAAATGATGGTGTTTCTGCGTTATACGCAGCATGTGAAAATGGGAATTCTACAATTATTACCCGTTTGCTTAAAAAGAATATAGATATCAATCAAAGCATAGCGGATGGATCTACTCCTCTTTTCAAGGCATGCGAAGAAGGCTATTTAGAAATAGTAGTCATGTTACTACAAAAAGACGAAGAactacaaaaaaatcagcaatgtAGACCAACAACGGCAGAGACGTCCTTATCTGACATACAAGAGTTGCCGGAGGGAGAATCTATCAATATAACTGAAACAAAAAGTAGAATTCAACGGGCAGTAGATATGCGTAGAAATGACGGTGCTTCGCCGTTATTCATTTCTTGTGCAGAAGGAAATATAGACATTGTCCAGGAACTATTAAAACATGGCGCTAATGCTGAACAATGCACTAAAGATGGTATAAGTCCTTTAGATATGGCATTTGAATCAAACAGCTTAGATATAGTTGAAATGCTTTTGGATGGATACGTATCCGTAAACAAGCAATCGGATAAAGGGAAAACACCACTTTATATTGCTTGCAAATTCGGCTACGTTGAGATTGTCAGATTATTAAAAAACaggaaaacaaaagtaaataagcataaaaagaacaaaacaactCCTCTCTATATAGCGTCTAAGAAGGGACACATATCTGTGGTTAAGGAATTGATAAAATGGGATTCTTCTGGTAAAAATGCTATTGATATTGATTTTCAAAGAGACGATGGTAACACAGCTCTGTTTATTGCATGTAAAAAAGGATTTACATATATTGTTCAGGTGTTACTCGATGCAAGTGCCACTGTtaacattcaaaataaaattggcGAAACCCCACTTTTTATATCGACACTAAAACAAAAAGTTGAATGTTCAAACATTCTTCTTTCTCGTCCTGATGTTGAAGTCAATTCCTACAGGCATGATGATCAAACGTTTGCCTTATACCAAACATGTCGCTTTGGAAATTCAAAATTAACTACAGTTTTATTACAACACAATGCAAATATCAACCAATGCAATAGCGAGCATGAAACGTCTTTATTTATTTCTTGCCTTTACGGACATAAGCAAATTGTTGAGATTCTGCTTCAAAATGAGTCCATTGATGTAGACAAGTGTAAGGTAACAGGAGCATCTTCTTTATATGCAGCATGTCAAGGTGGATATGAGCGGTTAGTACGTATGCTTCTTCGTAGAGGAGCtaatgtcaataaaaaaactttaaaaggtTCTACTCCTTTACACATAGCGTGTGAAACAAATCGGCtcaaaattgttcatattttgctGGACAACAATGCTAAAGTAGATGTATacaccaatgatcaaatatcGCCATTATACCTAGCAAGTCAAGAAGGatatttaaaaattgtcaaaCTTTTGATGAAAAGAAGTATCaaaagtattaattatttttctgtTGATAACACGACTCCCCTTTATGCTGCTTGTATAGAAGGACATTTAGATGTAGTGTCGCATTTATTAAGAAATGGTGCTGATGCAAATATTACTTCGTTCGATAAAAAATCTTGCTTATTTGTCGCCTGTGAGAAGGGGAGAAGTGATGTTGCAACATATTTAGCGCAGGAGACCAATCTTGTTCATCAATACTCCACGTATGAAACATGCCCTTTGTATATAGCTTGTCGTAACGGTTATCTTGATATTGTAGAACGACTTGTTTGTTTTAAAGATTATGGTaatgatatacaaataaattgCATATTAGCATCATGCAAAAACGGATACAGAGATATTGCTGAAGTTCTTATAAAGTTTTTTAATCTTTATGCACATAACTACACAGGAACTACTCCCTTACACCTATCATGTGAAAATGGACATGGTAATATTGTGCATCTACTGCTTCAGAACGGAATCGATGTAAACAGTTATAATTATCAAAACGAAACACCGTTGATGATAGCTGCTCGAAATGGTTTCGAGGATATGGTGTGTACATTACTGGAATTTAATGCAGATGTCAATAAGACTGATAATGATGGAAACACTGCATTAGCCCTAGCAGAGTCAAATAATTTTCCTGATGTAGTTGATGTTTTGAGACGAAAAATGTTTAGACATTGA